The sequence AAAACATATAGTCCAATCCAAATGATTAGATAATCTTGTTCTCCATCTAAAACAGCACAACTTCATCCAAAAGTTTGAGGCAAATGATGTCTCAAATGTCTAAACCACACCATGGAGATCCAGAGCTAGttagagagaaagagagctCCATTTGAGCCACAAATCTAACAAAAGAGCTTAGGAATGACAAGGAATTGGCATCAACTTACCTCCTAAAGTCCCAAAATTCAAGGAAATGAAGTTAAAAATCTCCCCCCTCCTTTTTTTTGGATCTTGTTGAGCTCCTCTCCCAACCAAACAATGGGGGttcaagaggaggaagaagcccaGATTTGTATACACATTTTTAGGGTCGGCTCACCCCaaagccgcccctgaaaatgtgGTCATTTTTTGGGGCAGGTGGGGGGGGGTtgagccgcccctaaaaaagCCATTTTCTAAGAATGGCACTCATTTTTAGGAGCGGCTCATTTGCTACAGTACACGCGCTCTATTGGTAGGAACGGGTAATTTGTAGTAGTGGCGGCTGCTTCCCGGAGGTTGGGATGAACAGCTCGCACTGCCGGGAGATGAGTTGGATCGAGTCCGTGCTCTACGTCTACATGGGCAGCGGCCAGCCCATCCCCGTGACGGACCTGCGGAACCGGACCACCTCCATGGACACCTCCAACAAGGTGACGTCTGACTACGTCCGGCGAGCCATCCCCCGCGACGTGTGGGCGGAGATCTTCGGCTGGCTCTCCAAGCCTGACCCGGGGATCATGATCCTAGACCCCTACGGCGGAGCGATCTACGCTGTGCCAGAGGCGGCGACACTGTTCCCGCACCGCGGCGGCATGCTGTACAACATCTATTACATGAACTACTGGGCCGTCAGCAGCGACGGGGAGCCGAACGTGAGGTGGATCAGGGACCTGTACGCGTTCATGGCGCCATACGTGAGCAAGAACCCGAGGGAGGCCTACTTCAACTACAGGGACCTCGACCTGGGGAGGAACGTCGTCGTGGGCAACGTCAGCAGCTACGAGGCAGGCAAGGTCTGGGGCGAGAAGTACTTCAAGGGAAACTACGAGAGGCTCGCTCTGGCCAAGGGCAAGATCGACCCTGACAACTACTTCTGGAACGAGCAGAGCATCCCGCCACTTgtgcatgaatcgaattttccctattAGTTTCATCTCCAACTGAGTACCCGACTCGGTCATTCGACATAAAGTTTCATGTTGTGAAAGACAAAATCTAGAATCCTACTAGTAGTCTCGagcatatataaataaaaaaatgatgcTAGCAGATCCGCTCACGAAAGTCTTACCGCCCAACACTACTACACAAactttaaccgaggcgggcaaaatAGGTTAACCGAGGCGGGTATTGCAACCGCCTCAGACATAAGGCCTCGGTTAATTGTGACCTTTACCGAGACTGTCAGccaaaccgcctcagttaatataTATTAATAGAGGTGGTTTCTCTAACataaccgcctctgttaatacaTATTAACTGAGGTGGTCGGACCTTACGACGCCCGCCTCGGATAAgattttataaaataaaaaagtttaattcatttcaaatttgaatctgaaaataaatttgaaaGCACATACAAATCTGAAAACACGTGTATGAAGAATAAACACATATATATTACATAAAATGATATCACACACTGAGTTAATATATTAATTAATTACATTCATGCATGTATCACACATTGAGTTCACAAAATTATGAATCGATTGATTTTGATGCATGGATTCATGAGCTCGTTGAGCCCGCCGAAGTTGCTGAACCCGAGCCCGGTGTTGAGTTCTTTGTCGAGTCTGAGgaaaaccaaggcaagcagctaagcatgattcaTTGTGACTATTCAATTTGATTTAATTTAGTCATCTCATTTGGGTATTATGGGTTATGTATATTATGTTatttattgcattcttgtatatACTTTTATGCATTACCCTTCCTCGATATTGTTATCCTTATCCTTTTCACTTGTTAGTTaattaattacttaacttgaatagatgcttagccatgcttagagTAGTTTGCCACTTGATAGGAAAAAATGGTTGAGAGTTATCACACTTACCCggttatccttgatcgcacttgtaCGACTTGGGTCTTGTTAGAATAGAAGAATAGTTTCATGATCCGGgcagaatggtagggcctagagaaaaAAGTCACAGGCATAGTATGCTCGGGTCGTTTAAGGACTGTCTGTGGATGACCTCGGTTTTGAGCATTTtatcgtgctaccacatatcctaaTTAATAGTaaggataagccaattaccttctttgccTAGACTTTTGATGTACGGTCCTAGATACATGGCCCAAGAAGCTATGTAGAGAGGCTTAGAGATGTCCCCGATGGACCTATGTGACTCTACGCGTCAACTATTCGTGATGTTCAATGGTTGAggcttgttgggaacggttgacgtgagtactcCCTTATCCAACATGATCAGTTGGGTGAGCCGCACGGTCCTTATATCGTGTGGGTAAAGAAGTACACCCTTGTAAAGTTTAAATCAATTTGAATTTctgcgctctcggttatgagcaagctttTTGTCTGACGAACTCTTCGTAGAAAGTTTCGGTGACGATGGTATGTGATTCATGGCACTTTTATGGTTACTTACTTGTCTCACTTTATAATGACCTAAAATTGGTGTTGTTGGTTGGGCAAGATAATTAATTTTGCTAGAGAGCTAGATGTTGGTttagagagctaatgcttatgcaataattacttaacctttaAGCATCATTTGTTTGAGCCATTGCATactccttgtttatttaattgcgTAATTCTTGCAAGTACCTTTTGTACTTATGTTGCTTTCTAAACTAaattgcaggtgagccggaagttgTTTTTGGCCACTTCTATCCTGCTGACTCTGGCGCAGGAGAGGAGTAGGTCTTGTGGTTTCGATAGCGCCCTTGAACAGGACGCTATTGCTTTTGCGATTTTATCTTTTACCCGCTGCGTAGTGGTTCTTTTGGAGAGAACATGACAAAACACTAaactttatttttatatctcttaTTTATCACTCATGGACTAAGGCTGTATGGAGATGTTAAacccttttattttttatatttgaaccctcctatgttgaacttgtaataatTATTTATTGTACTCTTTTTATGCTTAAAATTGCGCTTTGTGGTTCATTGGTGATGTATCGATGGTAAACGGTATGTGTGCATGATCTTGGGCATGCAGTGGAGTACATACCGGGACTAAcagatttgatattattttaggcgaatgacgtgtcggttgtCAAGTCTTTAGATGTGGGTTAACACGTGGCGTGCTCTCGAGCGAGCACGTGTTAGCTCTCATCTAAGTGATAATAACCGGCGGTTTGCCTAAAGCAGTATCAAATTGGGTGGTTTTTACAGTTTCGGGGTTGCATCAGTTTAGATGATTACATATTTAATTAGGCGCCACGAGAAAGCAACTCGATCACATGTGTGGACTTGGCGTTGATGATGGCGATCGTCCTGTGTGGATTTATGCGTGTAGCTAGGCCCGACAGCGAACGTGACTACACGAGGAAAGCAAGATCGATCCAGCACCAGTATTGTGCAGCATCTGTGTTCTTATCAAAACTATTCTGTGATGGTGTTTAATTTACTGGATGGCTGCCAATAATGCCCAGCATGCAATTAAGAGAATATTATCTAACTATATTTTTTCATCCGTCCGTTCATCATGTGTAATATCATACTCCTCTATGGTTGGTCTTTCTTTTCTGCTAAACTCTTCGGAGTACACcattccattttttttccaCAGGAAAGCAAACAATCATTACTTATAgttcctttatttttttttgccaaatacAGTAAAAACACAGACACTCCCAAACGCACGTACAATCAcccctatgaatacacgcacACAACTCTACCCTTATGATCACCCCAGAGAGACTCAGCTGGCAGAACTTCGAGATTAACGAAGTCACCACTGACGTCACGCTATTGACGAgcacgtcgcctaccactgaaagaaTAAAGCCGGTTAAATTCTAGAATAAATCCAGAAAAATGCGAGCACCAGTGACTAATCGTTAGCTAGTCATTGTCACCACAGTAAGGCAGCCAAGAGAGCCAACCAGATACAGTCCTAGTCATGTATTTCGTCCCATTGTTTTGTATGAAACGTGATTTTGAATATTGCTCTTTTCAACAACTTTGGCAATTTTAGGTCCTTAAATTTTCTTATATATATGTTCCTCAATCATATAAATTTATATGTCTCTGCAATATTGTCACCACCAGGATCCATTTCTTCATGGCTAAACGGTTTATTGTATTAGTGTGGGAATATGACTAGAGCGCAACCACACTGCTACGAAAATGCACTAAATGTAACGCAGGAAATGTTGCAGGCGCACGGGCCCATCACTATAAGAAAATGAGTGATGGGCACTACAAAAAAGGGTTCGTAGGGGCGGTTGAACCATATTTGCAGGCGCGGGTGCAGTACATGCTCATTAGCCTGGGCATTCAGTCTAACCGAACCAAACCGATCGGTTCTTCAGTTGTTTGCCAAATTCATTAATCAGAAAATAGAAATCGATTGATTCTTGAAAATTCCTAGGACCGAGCAAATTCAGTGTTGGATATTTTGGTTCGGTCATGGTCATGACCAAACGAACTGAAACATCGAGGCAACACAAAAAATGCAAGATTGAAGCACAATCGCATATGAATTAAGCACAGATAGCTCCATCAATGCACAAGTGAACACAAATCAAACAAAATTGACTGCAAATCAACAGAAAACTGGATCCGTCGCCATCGTCGAGGCTTCAATCGCTGGATCCGGCATGGATGGCTCGAGAGAGGGCTGTCGAGCTGGGGCCGCGGTGGGGATGCGCTGCCAGCCGCCGCGCGACCTGAAGGGCCCGAGGAAGGGCGCTACCGAGCTGGCCGGCCCCAAGCGCCAAGCACGCACG comes from Panicum virgatum strain AP13 chromosome 4K, P.virgatum_v5, whole genome shotgun sequence and encodes:
- the LOC120702124 gene encoding berberine bridge enzyme-like Cyn d 4, which translates into the protein MEIQSYSGGCFPEVGMNSSHCREMSWIESVLYVYMGSGQPIPVTDLRNRTTSMDTSNKVTSDYVRRAIPRDVWAEIFGWLSKPDPGIMILDPYGGAIYAVPEAATLFPHRGGMLYNIYYMNYWAVSSDGEPNVRWIRDLYAFMAPYVSKNPREAYFNYRDLDLGRNVVVGNVSSYEAGKVWGEKYFKGNYERLALAKGKIDPDNYFWNEQSIPPLVHESNFPY